The Myxocyprinus asiaticus isolate MX2 ecotype Aquarium Trade chromosome 31, UBuf_Myxa_2, whole genome shotgun sequence genome has a segment encoding these proteins:
- the LOC127421915 gene encoding calmodulin-1, translating to MADQLTEEQIAEFKEAFSLFDKDGDGTITTKELGTVMRSLGQNPTEAELQDMINEVDADGNGTIDFPEFLTMMARKMKDTDSEEEIREAFRVFDKDGNGYISAAELRHVMTNLGEKLTDEEVDEMIREADIDGDGQVNYEEFVQMMTAK from the exons ATG GCAGACCAGCTGACTGAGGAACAGATTGCTG AGTTCAAGGAGGCGTTCTCACTCTTCGACAAAGATGGCGATGGCACCATAACCACCAAAGAGCTCGGCACAGTGATGCGTTCATTGGGACAGAACCCTACTGAAGCTGAGCTGCAGGATATGATCAATGAAGTAGATGCTGATG GCAACGGAACTATAGATTTCCCAGAGTTCCTAACCATGATGGCGAGGAAAATGAAGGACACTGACAGCGAAGAGGAAATCCGAGAAGCTTTCAGAGTCTTCGACAAG GATGGAAACGGCTACATCAGTGCAGCTGAGCTTCGTCATGTCATGACCAACCTGGGTGAGAAGTTGACAGATGAGGAAGTGGATGAGATGATACGAGAGGCAGATATTGATGGAGATGGTCAGGTCAACTATGAAG AGTTTGTCCAGATGATGACCGCAAAGTGA